In Halobacterium noricense, the genomic stretch TGAAGTAGTCGTAGGTGCCGGAGGCGTCCGACGGCCCGTACAGTTCGAGGGGTTCGTCCGGCCAGTCGGCGTTGACGTCGCTCCACAGCTCGGGCTGCTCCTCGGCGGACCAGATGGTCGCCAGCTCCTCGACGGTGATGCTGTCGATGTCGAGGTCGTTGTTGACGATGACGGTGAGCGCGTCCGTCGCGACAGTCAGCTCGACGGGTTCGACGTTGTTGTCGGCGCACTGCTGTTGTTCCTGCTCCCGGATCTGGCGGGAGGCGTTGTTGAAGTCGGTGTTGCCCGGACAGAAGTGGTTCGCGAAGCCGCCACCGGAGCCCGTCGACTGGAGGTTGAAGTCGACCTGGGAGTGGGGTTCGCCGATGTCGTCGCCGAGGAACGCCTCGGACATCGCTGTCGCGAGCGGGAAGACCGTCGAACTCCCCGCGATGTCGATGGTGCCCGAGAGCCCGTCATCCGACCCGTTGCTATCGCCGGTGCTCTGACAGCCGGCGAGCGCTGCGGCCCCGACGGCACCGACACCGGTCAAGAACTGGCGACGCGTACGAACAGCCGACTCGTTGCGAGTCATCAACTGTTGGTGAGGGAGATGTAGATAAATACTCTACTATGTTATCTATATAGGTGTACCTATGCAGACGTTACCACGGGTACTTCGCGGCGCGTTCGGCAATCGGAAAACCGCCTAGGAATGGATATAACCCGGCATAACGCCACTTCTGGACCACTCCTGTTGACGTGTATGAGATATATATGGTTGGAAGGATTTATATTGGTACACTCTCAACGGCGAAGTATGGAACGCAGGAAGGTCCAAGTCACCGGGGGCTCGACGTTCACTGTCTCGATTCCGAAAGACTGGGCGCGAGACCACGACGTCGAAGCCGGCGACGAAGTCGGCTTCCACCCCGACAGCGGGTCGCTGCTGTTGACGCCGGTGACGCCGGCCGACACCGAAGAGGGAACACTCGACATCTCCGGGATGGAGGGCGACGAGCTCATGCGCGCGGTGATGACGATGTACGTCAGCGGCTTCGACGTGCTCGCGCTCGAAGCCGACCGCATCAGCTCCGACCAGCGACGCGTCATCCGCAACGCCACCCAGGGGCTCGTCGGCCTCGAAGTGCTCGAAGAGACCGGCAACCGCGTCGTCATCCAGGACCTGTTGGACTCCTCGGAGCTCTCGATTCACAACGCCGTCCGCCGCATGCACCTCATCTCCACCTCGATGCTCGGCGACGCCGTCGACGCGCTCGGCAACCGCGACCTCGACGTCGCCACCGACGTCATCGAGCGCGACGACGACGTCGACCGCCTCTGGTACGTCGTCTCCCGCATCTTCCGCGGCGCGCTGCGCTCCCCGAAGGTCGCCCAGGAGATCGGGCTCGGCCGGGAGACCGCCTTCGACTACCACTCCAGCGCCCGCCAGCTCGAACGCGTCGCCGACCACGCCGCGAAAATCGCCAACGTCACCCACGA encodes the following:
- a CDS encoding PstS family phosphate ABC transporter substrate-binding protein, with the protein product MTRNESAVRTRRQFLTGVGAVGAAALAGCQSTGDSNGSDDGLSGTIDIAGSSTVFPLATAMSEAFLGDDIGEPHSQVDFNLQSTGSGGGFANHFCPGNTDFNNASRQIREQEQQQCADNNVEPVELTVATDALTVIVNNDLDIDSITVEELATIWSAEEQPELWSDVNADWPDEPLELYGPSDASGTYDYFIESVLHSGDQERSHRQDYSGTEQDRTIIQGVEGSKYAMGYMGYAYYSTNKDRVKALAIDNGDGEPVKPSLETARSGEYQPLSRPLFTYPAKSSLAEEHVAEFARFWLEYSTSEEIVANDVGYVPLSEEAKQEQLDVLETAIEEAQS
- a CDS encoding phosphate signaling complex PhoU family protein; translated protein: MERRKVQVTGGSTFTVSIPKDWARDHDVEAGDEVGFHPDSGSLLLTPVTPADTEEGTLDISGMEGDELMRAVMTMYVSGFDVLALEADRISSDQRRVIRNATQGLVGLEVLEETGNRVVIQDLLDSSELSIHNAVRRMHLISTSMLGDAVDALGNRDLDVATDVIERDDDVDRLWYVVSRIFRGALRSPKVAQEIGLGRETAFDYHSSARQLERVADHAAKIANVTHELDADVPDDVAGALADLEADATDIVGTAMEALFTDDPEEATQLANAARADVRAIDEHTRAIDDLLHDLDPHHAQHLGLVVDSLSRSADYGGNIAETALQKSAPTPDP